The following is a genomic window from Falco cherrug isolate bFalChe1 chromosome 9, bFalChe1.pri, whole genome shotgun sequence.
CAGGCTCCATCTCACAGAGGTACCCTGATCCACCGTCAATGATGCGCAGGTGGGCCCCGCTGCGCCGCGTGAACAGCACCACTTTGGCTCCTCGCGCAAAGGCCCCGAAGCGGGTGCGGGGGATGACACGCAGCCAGTTGTTGCTGGTGCCCTGCAAGGGAGAagggagcagggatgctgagTAAGGAGAGGCAGAAGGGACAGGGACAACATGAGGACCCTCTACTTGACTCACCTGGGTGCCCTTGAAGATGGAGATCGGTTGTGCCATGGACTCTCCGTGAGACAGGATGAGGTCCAACATCCCATCACCATCAAAATCTGTCACTGCACCTCCTGCAAGGACAGGATCATGTCATGTCTGCAGCTGACCCCATGTCTCCCAGCGCTACACCCTGCTGCCAGTGTGGGCTCCCACAGGTGGCAGCTGCAATCCCAGCAACGCAGGGGCAATAGATAAGAAGGGGTGACTCCAGGTAGGAATAAGGGTCCATGCATGGGTGACACCCTGCAATTAGGTGGGTCAGCTCCCTGAGCAGTGGAGGGGACAGGCAGTGCCCGGGAGACTGTAAGACACAGAAGGCTGCCTGGCCCCCTCCCAAATATAGAGCTACACCCTGCGTAACAACTGGAGACAGCACTGTTCGCTGGGTATGGGTGGAGGGAGAAAGCATGGAGCTGCTCCTGGGCGATAGGGGCTCCAACATGCTGATGGGGAACAGGCAGGTGACTCAGCCAGGCATGCAGCATCCTCAGGCATAGAGGGTGCCAGCTGATGCTGTGGTGCACCCCCGCATAGGCCCCCATGGCCAGGGACACACACCTGTGCCCCGTCCCTCTGGCTCCAGCGCATCTCCTGGATTCAGCTCTTCCACAATGGGGTCTGAGTGCTCCCTGCGGATGAGCCTGCCGAGCACAGACAAGGGCATCAatgccagcccctgcagccccttctCAGGAAGGGCTTATCCCCTCCTGTAGCAGCATGGTAGAAGAGATGACAGCCCCAGTGGCTGGGGGATTGGACTGGCCCCTGCCTGTTAGCACCTCACGTCCCCTCCCCATGCAGGGGTGACAGGGATGTCATGAGAGCCTGGCTTTTGTGGGTCTGAATAGCAGAGCAGCAACACCATCTCCAAACACTGCTGCATCTCTCTGGGACCAGAGAccctccccaggggctcccTGCCAAGCCACTGCTCTCCACCCATCTGTGGGTGCCAGCACTGGGTGGACAACCAGCTCCCACTGCCCCACATGCCAGGTAAGGAGATGCCACCCAGCAGTAATGAGGAATTCACTCGCACAATTAACAGAAGCCACTAACAAGCTTCCATATCACCACTAATCAGCAGTGCCAGGgaccccaggggctgctgcaggcacgATCGCAGTGGCTGGTAATGACACCGGGAAAGGTTCAGTCACGGTGCCTTTTATTAGTTGAGCCTGAGCAGTGGCACTGCTGGAGAGGAACCCCGTGAGCCTGGGTGCACCATGAGGGCTGCTCAGCCCCCCCTCCGAGCGGTGTGCAGGCTGTCCTGGCTCTCCAGTACCTGCCAGGCTCCTACCGGAATAGGCGGTTGGCAGAGGAGCCGCGGTAAGCAATGTTGTTGAAGAAAACCTCCAGCTCCTGATCGTTGTCGAAGTCTGCTGCGATGACAGTGCGGACTGGGGATGGCATGGAGAACTTGGGGGTGGCGATGTCCTGTGTAAGGGATGGGCATGGGGTGACAATGGGCACAGGGAGCAGGACACCCGGTCCCACTTTGGGTCCTCTTCTTGATGGGAATTGAGGCTCAAAGCCACATCAGGGTGAAGATGGCCCCTTTGGCCAAGGAGACTCAGTGTCAAAGCCAGCAGAGGGGTGGGGTGGCATGGTCCCAGCCCTCACCCGGAATCGGACACGCCCAGGACCCCCGCTCTGCAGGTAGAGGCGGTGTGGCCCGTTCCAGTTGCCATAGACAATGTCCACCCGGCCATCACGGTTGAAGTCAGCCAGTGCCACGCCACGTCCATGCTGGTAGGGGTcatccagccctggggagccaCAAGGGGACGGGGGAGACAGAACCTCCTCCCTGCCTACATCTCCCCGGGATGCCTGCTGGGATGTGCCCCACAGTCCCCAGACAGGTTCTCCCCACACAGGGCTGTACCCCCGTGCTGACAGATGCCCTGATCTGCCTCCGGGCCCCCAGGGCTATCCCCCCACCCTGCACTCAACCAGCccgtgcaggcaggggcaggcaaagccagccctgccctgaggTCCCCAATGCCTGGGTGCTCCCCCTACTCACCCACAGCAGCTGCTACATCCCGATACGTCCCGTCCCCCAAGTTGTGGAAGAGGAAATTGGGGCTGTTCTCATTACCACAGAATATGTCGGAGGCGCTGTCGCTCAGGATGGGGCCCACGGCCACCCCACGACCCCCTGGGGACAGGAGCCCCAGGGTGAGGGGCCAGCTGGTACCCTGCCCCCTCAAGACCCCCACGCCCCCTCAAGACCCCCAGGTGGGCAGCACTAGGACCCCCGGCgtcccctcctctcccacctcccaccttTAGTCCCTCTCGTGAGGCACTAATTGGGCCTGGCAGCCGCTTGTGTCACTCCCAACCTTAATCGCTGCCATCACCATGGTGACAACACTCCTAATTAGTGACAATTTACCGCTGGGGAGACGGGGCACGGCGACGGCCGGGCAGCGTGGGGCGCAGGCTGGCACACtgccggccgccccgcgggggcTCCGGAGGGACCATCCCCGGTGACCGTGTAGTCGGGCGTCCCGTGGCCCGGGTGGCTTCCACGGGCCGTGGGGCTGCCACTAGATGGGGCAGTCAGGCAGCCTAACGCGGGGACGGTCGCGCCGCGCTGCCCCGTCCCCTCGGCGGCGCCGCAGCCGCTGGTACCTGTGTACTTGCTGACGCCAGCCTGGGCGGCCACGTCCACCAGCACCACGACGCCACGGGCAGGGTCACTGGCGGCCACGTCCATCTCGATCAGAGCGTGGGGGCCCACGTTACCGCTGGCGTAGTTGGCGATGTAGATGGAGTACCTGCCGGACCCCTGCAGCCGCAGCATCTCCTCAGCACCCACCCGCCCAAAATGCATCTCCTCTGGGACCGCAGCAatcctgctgtggggctggatgcTCTCACGGCTCCGTGGGACTAGGCACCACTGCCATGTACTGAGCAAGAGCTTTGCAAAATCCATGGTGAAAAGCATCCTGGAAGTGGGGATGTGCCCCATTGCCTCCAGGAACTCTGTGGTCCCCAGGCTCACAGTGCCAGCACGGGCAACCCTACTGTGCCAGGTTCCCCCTCATCCCCACTGCCTCCCTTGTCCTGTGCGGCAGCTAGACCCTGATTTAGTGATAATCGTTTGAAAACAAACcactggaggaggaggaagaagaaagagcaggTGACAGGAACATAAATCACCTCGACAGGCACGTTTATCAGCTGGTGGCAACCGTGTGGACAGGTGCCCACAGTCCCCATGGCTGTAGGGGCTGCCAGCCCCGACAGTcatgggctgctggggggcacccCTGGCCCCAGTGCCGGGTGGGGTGGGGCCGATGCCCAGATGAGGGGAGAGGTCCCCAGGATCGTgtgggggagggctggaggggcaaagggggtgggaaggggagatgccccctgcctgctgtgccctgcctgctcaCCGTCCGGTCCACACAGGCAACAGAGCGCCCGGCGAAGCGGCTGGCCACATCCCGGTTCACCTCGTCACTCAGGAGGTCCTCCCAGCGCCCATCGCGGAGCTTGAAGAGCTTGTCCGTGTAAGTAGCCATGCCTGGAGGGGGCATGGGtcagggggctgcagcatcccgCCTCCTCCTGAGGAGGGTGCCCTGCGGCAAGGGGAGGCTGTGGAAAAGGTACCCTTTCCTGGAGCATCCCAAACCTCTGCTCTgtgtcccacagcccccagcagtgGCACAGGGCCAGGCTGCCACTATAAGAGCCCCTGTGACCCTTAAGGGCCACTAGGAGACACACAGAAGAATCAAATCATTAAGGTAAAATGTGTCTCAATGGGGCACAGCCCTGTAGATCATACccaagaaggtaaaaaaaaaaaagatagattcTGTGCCAAGCACAGGCAGCAAGCTGCACTTGATTTAGAGACAGGTGTGCCGGCAGCCACCGCCAGCTTGGGTAATTAGGAGCATCAGGAAGACAGATCTGCTGCCTAGAGGTCAGGGCTGTGGGACAGGGACATGGCAAAGCTGGGCTAGAGCACCAACCGAGGGAGCTCCAGGGATGCCCAGTGTCAGGCTGGGGTATGCACATCTCCTCCCCACAACAGGCATCCCAGAAACTGGGACAGCACCGGCAGGGCAGGATTAGACCTGTCTTAGTCCAGCAGGCACAGGATAGCCATGGCACAGAGGGGTACAGCTGCtgtggggcacagctgggatttgcagcacagccacaggtAGGCCAGccccaggggttgggggggaagcTGCTGTCCCActcagggtgctgctgggagggcagTGGGCAGCTGGAAGTGCTGACTTGGCGGCTGGTTGGGCTCGGTGTCCCGCCTGCACTGCCATCAATCAATGGAGCCACTCAACTGAGAAATTAACTCCAGCCCGCACACATCCCTCACGCGCCGAAGGTCACGGGCGGCCGTGCTGGGAGCTCCCCCCACACCCAGGGCTCAGGACACGGCTTCCTGCAGGGCTCACCAGAGAAGGCATTGTTGGTGTTGAGAAAGTAGATCTCCTCGCGGCCATCCCCATCGATGTCGCAGGCTGTCACACCAATGGCATTGCCCTGCCGGTCCCGCAGTGCATAGTACGGGGAGTCCCGCTCATCCTCCGCCACATTCACCAGCCGTCCCCGCACCTTGTCATACTTGAGCACCAGGTTGGGGCCATTGTACCTGTGGGTGTGAGCGGGGGCAATGGCACCCTGAGGCTTGGGGACAGGAGGAAAGCTCCCATCCTATCCCTAGGAGGACACCAGGTGTGACACTGGCTTTTCCCCATGATGGGCACAGCAGACATCTGTGTGTTTCAGGGAGGCCGGTGAACCTGGGTTGCCATCAGCACCCAAATGTGGGGCTGGCTCCTGAGTGTCAATGGAGAGGGCTCAGCCTAGACCTGTTCCAGCCCAACACTGGCATCTCACATTTACCTGGCCTGGGTACCCCAGGGtagtgccagggcaggggtgggtCCAGGCACCAGTGGGGCAAGATGGAGTGCAGGTCCCTGCTTGCAGCCCTTTTCTTTCCAGGGCAGGGAAACTGGCACACAAGGCAAATCCTCTCAGCATGGTGCACCCCACCGGCTCCCTGCCCGCTCCTGCCCAGTGCACTAGTAAACAAGTTATACAACGGGCACCGCGGCTGCTTACAAAACCCCGACTGGCTGCTTGGCTCAGCCCAGCTGGGAGTGGTGGCCCAGGCCCCGCCAGGGTCCCTAGTGCTGCCCCTGGTTTGCTGCCCCAGGGTGAtgctcaaagcagcagcaaggccagACTCAAACTGCCACCGTGGTACCCCCAGCTCCCACAGTCCCATCAGATGGGATCCACGGGAGTGAGGGGCTGCCTCCCGCTGAGCGCACCTGTGTGTGCAAGCCTCCTTCAGGGGTAAGCACTGTGGTGTGTACACAGACACGCTGCACTGGTGGCTCACAGCCACATCCATGCACACAGAGCCTGCACTGTGGTCACCACTGTCTCCAGCCAGGGCAGAAccctctggcagcagctgctctgtgtccAGCCCCACtcaggtgccagcagcacagcacacagctccctgcctccccagctcctgccagccttTCCAAGCCATCACTCCAATAAAGGGCTATAAAAAGCCTCCAGCCAATTAACTGAACTTCTGGAGACTGCCGAGTCCCGTCAGtggagctgagctggctgggggaCACACTGGATCTGCACTGCACAAATCTCAGCTTCTGGGAAGCTGCCACTGCTCCTCAGGGCCAGGACGGAGTCAGCCACATCATCCCACACAGGCACCCAAGTGGCATCAACACCCTATGTGGGTGCACACAgacccccatcccaccacccccGAGCACAACCTCCCATCCAGCCAGACGCCCATGGAGGGGCAagcagctcctggccctgcAGGGCCACCAGGTCCTGCTGTCCCCAAGGCACTGGGTGCACCACTCACCCTGCCACCACGATCTCAAAGTTGCCATCAGCATCCAGGTCAGTGACGGCCACACCATAGTTGAGTTGTGTAGGGTTGCTGTCATAGTCAGGTGGTAGGAGGCGGTGGGTGACAGCCATGAACATGGGCTCACTACGCTGGGAGCTCTCACTGAGCCAGGCCAGGgacagcaggcacagcaccagcaTCCTGGGCACCTGGGAGAGACCTGCAGCCCATCAGCTCCAGGAGAAGACCCTGCTCCACAGCACtgaagcaccaccaccaccacccttgcACAGGAGACACTCTTTCCACTTCTTGtcacccaccccagcctgtgccacaCCACCAGGCCCTTGACCCTTGGGCACTACCACAGCCCAGGCATCCCCATGCATCCTCCTGGATGCAGCTCACCCTCTGGGCTTCCTTGGGACAAGACCGTACTCCAgtgagctgggagctgcagctgagcaggagtGGGACCTTGGGAGCCCTTCCCATGGGAGGGactggggaggcagcaggagggctgcagaGTGCTGACAAAGCTGGGCTCAGGCCCAGCTCGCCCTGCCCCAAGGGGCTGCTGGCACCCAAGATCCCAGCAAGTCACAATGCCAATCACTGCTCCCTTGGCAAAGCCAGAGGAAGTAGGCAGTCGCTGGGCTGGGAAGCTTGTCCCCTGTCCAGCTGGTGTTCCAGAGCTGGGGAAGGCCACAGGTAGAAAGTGGGAATACCCTGCCAGTTGACTCctgtgtgcctcagtttccctactCTGACTGACCAGGGATGGTTTCTGCACAGGGATGCAGCCACAGGAAGGAGATGCTGGGAGGAACAGGAGACTGGGAGGAGAAGCTCAATTAACCTGGACTGCGGAGGACAGtgtctgccagcactgctggcaaGGCTGCAGAGATTTTGGAGTTGGCTTTGATCTGGCTGTAGCATGGGTGACAAGTAAGGTGGCACTCAGGACAGGACAGCCAGCCCTCGCCTCAGGCCAGGCAATCCCCTCCAGTGAGCTGTGTCCCCCCATACTATGGGCACAAATACATGTGACAGTGCTCCAGCTGGGAGCAAAACCAGGCTGTCCTGCTCTCGCAGAATGGAGGGATGGCTGGGGTACCCAGTCACCAATGCAGGGGACACTGGTTCATGAGCCTGCGCCAtcccctgggcagggctgccctcCCAGTACTAtcagggggacagggacaaaTGGCCCCACTGCCAGCTGGTCCCCATACTGCAGACCCCACCAGCAAGCAAAGGaagctgtggcagctgcagggtgcCACATGTGCCcagcatggggagggggagatgcCCAAGGCTTAGATCCTGGCAGACCCAaggggctgcagggaacagCCCACTGCTGCCACCCTCAGGGATGGGAATGGTCCTGGGGTCTCTGGGGAGCCAGGATTCCCCTGCCAAAACCAAGTAGtttccagctgcagaggaaacCTTGAATCCCACTGCCTTGCCTTCTTGTCTGGAGCATCtctccaggagcagcagcctgggaccttccctggtgcaggTGCCCTATGCAAGGCACATGTGATGGGGGCAGGGTTTCATCGGGTTATGCAGGGATGGGACAGTCCCTGGGTGACACTCTGCAGTACCAGGCAGTGAGGGAGGGGAAATCTTTGCCACAGCCCCACACTGTGCTTACCCAAGTAAGCATGGGGAACTCATCCACATGTGGGCTTATGGGTGCAGGACTGCCACATGGGCACCCTGCTGATGCAGAGCAGtgccccctcagccccagccaggtGATGGGTGGCTGTCCCCAAGCCACTGGCAGAGCTCTCCCTGCTGTGgcccctccagctcccactCCCTACAGCTTGGCTTGCTCCCCAGgtactccccccaccccctccagctgcagccaaaaTCCctccaggctggatggagccTTTCCAGGAAGAAACAATGTTCCTGATTGGAGATGAAAGGCTTTTCCCAGTGAATCCGGTGCTTGGTGCCATGGGGAAGGGATGCATGGCCTGTAGCCAGGCCATTTTGGGAAGAGGAAGGTAGGGAGACTCAGGCTCCACatggcagaaagggaaaagcctCATGGTTCCCAGTGTGCTGCTGATGGCACTGAGGCCCTGGCGTGAAGCTCTGCCTGAGGCTTGAAGCTATGGAGTCCTGCTTGTAtgcagggcagagctcagcctgTCTTGTCCCAGCAGAGCCACATCCTGTCTTGTGTTGTGGCATCTGGTGGCAAGGTCACCCCAGGACCTGTGGTCACTCCAGAATGCCTGCTCAGCACGGCTGAGCCTGGTGACACAAAGCCGAGGTGCCTGGCAGGAATAGAGGCAGCAGGGGGATGGAAGCAAGGCTGGGGGTACCACAGGCACCCACACAGAGTGCTGGCCTCATGGCAGGGATGCAGCGTGTAAGGCTCATCTGTCCCTATGCATGGCTGTGGCTGGCAATGTCCTGCACAGAAGGGACTGGGAAGGGAGCCGTGGGGCCAGCAAGTGGTTGTGCCCCAGACCCCTCGCCACAGGTGGTAAgatgctgtccccagggctcctcACATACCCGCATGCATATCACCTGCCCTTGGCCCGCATCATAGGGACAGTGGGAGCTGGCAGTCTGCACAGCCACCCCATCCAGCATGCCACCATGACATTGCTGCCCACCGCACCACGCACCCCAGTGATGTCATGCTCCACCACTGCAGTGACATCCCATCCCAGGCCGCAGTCACCTCCAGCACCGCTACGACATTGCAGAACATCATGCAGCAGGGGCCTCATCACACTCCAAAGCAGTGACAACATGGTGACATCACAGCACCCCATGACATCACACTGCATGTGCCCCAGTAATATCATATTTCTGTTCCTGCCATtccca
Proteins encoded in this region:
- the CRTAC1 gene encoding cartilage acidic protein 1 isoform X1, yielding MRSRRRGGAGQPPWPVPRMLVLCLLSLAWLSESSQRSEPMFMAVTHRLLPPDYDSNPTQLNYGVAVTDLDADGNFEIVVAGYNGPNLVLKYDKVRGRLVNVAEDERDSPYYALRDRQGNAIGVTACDIDGDGREEIYFLNTNNAFSGMATYTDKLFKLRDGRWEDLLSDEVNRDVASRFAGRSVACVDRTGSGRYSIYIANYASGNVGPHALIEMDVAASDPARGVVVLVDVAAQAGVSKYTGGRGVAVGPILSDSASDIFCGNENSPNFLFHNLGDGTYRDVAAAVGLDDPYQHGRGVALADFNRDGRVDIVYGNWNGPHRLYLQSGGPGRVRFRDIATPKFSMPSPVRTVIAADFDNDQELEVFFNNIAYRGSSANRLFRLIRREHSDPIVEELNPGDALEPEGRGTGGAVTDFDGDGMLDLILSHGESMAQPISIFKGTQGTSNNWLRVIPRTRFGAFARGAKVVLFTRRSGAHLRIIDGGSGYLCEMEPVAHFGLGHDEASSLEVTWPDGRVVARAVASSETNSVLEIPYPLDVEEQLMPAPLECGQGFSQHKNGRCVDTDECTEFPFVCPRDKPICINTYGGYRCRSNKRCSRGFEPNEDGTACVDIDECALGLHNCSQLCTNTPGAHACHCRPGFYPLDPSASQCLDVDECQAQPGPCDHICHNTHGSFHCHCRQGFSLGAGGRCQRS
- the CRTAC1 gene encoding cartilage acidic protein 1 isoform X2, whose translation is MRSRRRGGAGQPPWPVPRMLVLCLLSLAWLSESSQRSEPMFMAVTHRLLPPDYDSNPTQLNYGVAVTDLDADGNFEIVVAGYNGPNLVLKYDKVRGRLVNVAEDERDSPYYALRDRQGNAIGVTACDIDGDGREEIYFLNTNNAFSGMATYTDKLFKLRDGRWEDLLSDEVNRDVASRFAGRSVACVDRTGSGRYSIYIANYASGNVGPHALIEMDVAASDPARGVVVLVDVAAQAGVSKYTGGRGVAVGPILSDSASDIFCGNENSPNFLFHNLGDGTYRDVAAAVGLDDPYQHGRGVALADFNRDGRVDIVYGNWNGPHRLYLQSGGPGRVRFRDIATPKFSMPSPVRTVIAADFDNDQELEVFFNNIAYRGSSANRLFRLIRREHSDPIVEELNPGDALEPEGRGTGGAVTDFDGDGMLDLILSHGESMAQPISIFKGTQGTSNNWLRVIPRTRFGAFARGAKVVLFTRRSGAHLRIIDGGSGYLCEMEPVAHFGLGHDEASSLEVTWPDGRVVARAVASSETNSVLEIPYPLDVEEQLMPAPLECGQGFSQHKNGRCVDTDECTEFPFVCPRDKPICINTYGGYRCRSNKRCSRGFEPNEDGTACVAQVAFFGGYPSAGSWHGLPHSTLLPLVLGLCLCLYAL